From Micromonospora rhizosphaerae, the proteins below share one genomic window:
- a CDS encoding zinc finger domain-containing protein, with protein sequence MTDPGELARSALQRIHKAAVRHRDLELHHAADDIVRAAQAHGLDPGPVESYRSCPVCGAEPGQLCVNVPGRPVTPGDMHPERTK encoded by the coding sequence ATGACTGACCCAGGGGAGCTGGCGCGAAGCGCGCTCCAGCGAATCCACAAGGCTGCCGTGAGACATCGGGACCTTGAGCTACACCACGCGGCCGACGATATCGTCCGAGCGGCCCAGGCGCATGGCCTCGATCCGGGGCCCGTCGAGTCGTACCGCTCCTGCCCTGTGTGCGGTGCTGAGCCGGGACAGTTGTGCGTCAACGTCCCTGGTCGTCCCGTGACCCCGGGCGACATGCACCCTGAGCGCACGAAATAG
- a CDS encoding tyrosine-type recombinase/integrase: MKTDGSERAVALPPGLVDVLRSHRALQRTDREAAGDRWQDHGLLFTTKIGTPVEPRNINRHFEQLCERAAVRRIRVHDLRHSCATLLYDQGVPLERIQDVLGHSSPTVTKSIYVEATRRVQQDAVDRLGFLFDA; encoded by the coding sequence GTGAAGACGGACGGCTCGGAGCGGGCCGTTGCACTGCCGCCCGGCCTGGTCGACGTGCTCCGTAGTCATCGAGCACTGCAACGGACGGACCGGGAGGCGGCCGGTGACCGCTGGCAGGATCACGGGCTACTGTTCACGACGAAGATCGGCACCCCGGTCGAGCCACGCAATATCAACCGGCATTTCGAGCAGTTGTGCGAGCGGGCGGCAGTTCGCCGCATTCGTGTCCACGATCTGCGCCACTCGTGCGCGACGCTCCTTTACGACCAGGGCGTGCCGCTCGAACGGATTCAGGACGTGCTCGGACACAGCTCGCCGACCGTCACCAAGTCGATCTACGTGGAGGCCACCCGGCGGGTGCAGCAGGACGCCGTGGACCGGCTCGGCTTCCTCTTCGACGCGTAG
- a CDS encoding CPBP family intramembrane glutamic endopeptidase, which produces MTVEELTRPVVRRTQGTETLLVLGLSLGQSAVYATVSIIAKLTAEGPLSKQTAALNTSASARPYLDLTYQLLGIFFALLPVLLAVHLLARDPGDPARTLGVDLRRAGSDLARGAGLAALIGLPGLAMFWVAAQLGINATLVPAALPHLWWAVPVLILAAVQNAVLEEVIVVGYLVTRLRQLQWRLGAVIAASAVLRGSYHLYQGFGAFLGNAVMGVIFSLVFLRTRRVVPLIVAHTLLDVVAFVGYALLPRDWFGWL; this is translated from the coding sequence GTGACGGTTGAGGAGCTCACCCGCCCGGTGGTCCGCCGGACCCAGGGCACCGAGACGCTGCTGGTGCTCGGGCTGTCCCTCGGGCAGTCGGCGGTCTACGCCACCGTGTCGATCATCGCGAAGCTGACCGCCGAGGGCCCGCTCTCCAAGCAGACGGCCGCGCTGAACACCTCGGCGTCCGCCCGGCCGTACCTCGATCTGACGTACCAGCTGCTCGGCATCTTCTTCGCGCTGCTGCCCGTGCTGCTCGCCGTACACCTGCTGGCGCGGGACCCGGGCGACCCGGCGCGGACGCTCGGGGTTGATCTGCGCCGAGCCGGGTCGGACCTGGCCCGGGGCGCCGGCCTGGCGGCGCTGATCGGCCTTCCCGGCCTGGCGATGTTCTGGGTGGCGGCGCAGCTCGGCATCAACGCCACCCTGGTCCCGGCCGCCCTGCCGCACCTCTGGTGGGCGGTGCCGGTGCTGATCCTCGCCGCCGTGCAGAACGCCGTGCTGGAGGAGGTGATCGTGGTCGGCTACCTGGTGACCCGGCTGCGACAGCTCCAGTGGCGGCTCGGCGCGGTGATCGCGGCGAGCGCCGTGCTGCGCGGCTCCTACCACCTCTACCAGGGCTTCGGGGCGTTCCTCGGCAACGCTGTGATGGGCGTGATCTTCAGCCTCGTCTTCCTCCGCACCCGCCGGGTGGTGCCGCTGATCGTGGCGCACACCCTGCTCGACGTGGTCGCCTTCGTCGGCTACGCGCTGCTGCCCAGAGACTGGTTCGGCTGGCTCTGA
- a CDS encoding globin domain-containing protein has product MDNFARLLKESWALVEENRVGLSRHLYARLFLLSPELRQHFPTQMTGQGDRLLEAVTTFVHTLGDPETLDEYLRSLGREHRKYQLEERHYENMGVALLDALRSTAGEAWTEEYDQAWRDAYATISEKMLAGAAADENPPYWHAEVLKHERYGPDVAVLTVRALQHPLPWQAGQYIGVEVPRYRPGEWRNYSIANAPNEDNLLEFHVRTPGAGWVSGALVRRTKPGELIRLATPAGSMTLDRESTRDVLCVAGGVGFAPVKALVEELTTYNRTRWVHVFYGARHRDDLYGLAWLEKLVAVHPWLSVTPSCSEDVGFDGEHGDISEVVGRYGPWTEHDCFVSGSARMVRATLRALAEDDVPPHRIRYDTFGDL; this is encoded by the coding sequence ATGGACAACTTCGCGCGGCTGCTGAAGGAGAGCTGGGCCCTGGTCGAGGAGAACCGGGTAGGGCTGAGCCGTCACCTCTACGCCCGGCTTTTCCTGCTGAGCCCCGAACTACGGCAACACTTCCCCACGCAGATGACCGGGCAGGGCGACCGCCTGCTGGAGGCGGTCACCACCTTCGTCCACACCCTTGGCGACCCGGAAACGCTCGACGAGTACCTCCGCTCCCTGGGCCGCGAGCACCGGAAGTATCAGCTCGAGGAGCGGCACTACGAGAACATGGGCGTCGCGCTGCTGGACGCGCTACGTAGCACCGCCGGCGAGGCCTGGACCGAGGAGTACGACCAGGCGTGGCGGGACGCGTACGCGACCATCTCGGAGAAGATGCTGGCCGGGGCGGCGGCGGACGAGAACCCGCCGTACTGGCACGCCGAGGTGCTCAAGCACGAACGGTACGGCCCGGATGTCGCCGTGCTGACCGTCCGGGCGCTGCAGCATCCGCTGCCCTGGCAGGCCGGCCAGTACATCGGCGTCGAGGTGCCCCGCTACCGCCCGGGGGAGTGGCGGAACTACTCGATCGCGAACGCTCCGAACGAGGACAACCTGCTCGAGTTCCACGTCCGTACGCCGGGCGCCGGTTGGGTCTCCGGCGCGCTGGTGCGCCGGACCAAACCGGGTGAACTGATCCGGCTGGCCACACCGGCCGGGTCGATGACGCTCGATCGCGAGTCGACCCGGGACGTCCTGTGCGTGGCCGGCGGGGTGGGATTCGCGCCGGTCAAGGCCCTGGTCGAGGAGCTGACCACGTACAACCGGACGCGCTGGGTGCACGTCTTCTACGGCGCCCGCCACCGGGACGACCTGTACGGCCTTGCCTGGCTGGAGAAGCTGGTAGCGGTCCACCCGTGGCTCTCGGTCACCCCGTCCTGCAGCGAGGACGTGGGCTTCGACGGAGAGCACGGGGACATCTCCGAGGTGGTCGGCCGGTACGGCCCATGGACGGAGCACGACTGCTTCGTCTCCGGCTCCGCCCGGATGGTCCGGGCCACCCTGCGGGCGCTCGCGGAGGACGACGTTCCGCCGCACCGGATCCGGTACGACACCTTCGGCGACCTCTAG